One window of Dendropsophus ebraccatus isolate aDenEbr1 chromosome 13, aDenEbr1.pat, whole genome shotgun sequence genomic DNA carries:
- the LOC138771064 gene encoding SLAM family member 9-like: MKFCHCWTVLWLLSLLNDVGGNTPCVAVNVSSVEGGEAVLEVDQAGITEVSWVTRPDNYNIARTYQDGRIYIRGDKYIGKLRAERDGSLRITNLTREDRGLYKANQRTPGGHQCAEFILSVYKKVTEDDLQISHTAAGHQSCSVTVTCMVNRSDLTVTWISSDSNMMVTGNAVSIENPGANSTYTCTAWNPGSNSSKSITPRSYCDTERSETRIRAAWETRGRLILSAAVLILAACFLICYLKGERDISRDM, translated from the exons ATGAAATTCTGTCACTGCTGGACGGTCTTATGGCTCCTCAGCCTGCTGAATG ATGTCGGGGGTAACACACCCTGTGTAGCGGTGAATGTGTCCTCGGTGGAGGGAGGAGAGGCCGTGCTGGAGGTGGATCAGGCTGGGATAACAGAAGTCTCCTGGGTCACCCGTCCTGATAACTATAACATTGCCAGGACTTACCAAGATGGGAGGATTTATATACGAGGTGATAAGTATATAGGAAAGCTGCGCGCTGAGAGGGACGGCTCCCTGAGGATAACCAACCTAACCAGAGAGGACCGGGGGCTGTACAAAGCCAACCAGAGAACGCCAGGCGGCCATCAGTGTGCCGAGTTCATTCTCAGtgtatata agaaagtaacagaggatgACCTGCAGATCTCTCACACCGCGGCCGGTCACCAGAGCTGTAGTGTGACCGTAACCTGCATGGTGAATAGATCCGACCTGACGGTTACTTGGATCAGCTCTGACAGCAATATGATGGTGACCGGCAATGCTGTGTCTATAGAGAACCCCGGTGCAAACAGCACCTACACCTGTACAGCCTGGAACCCCGGCTCTAACAGCTCCAAATCCATCACCCCCCGGAGTTACTGTGACACAG AAAGATCAGAAACCAGAATCCGAGCTGCCTGGGAAACCAGAGGCCGCCTCATCCTGTCTGCAGCTGTGCTCATCCTGGCCGCCTGCTTTCTTATATGTTACCTGAAAGGAGAAAGAGATATCAGCCGGGATATGTag
- the LOC138770908 gene encoding uncharacterized protein gives MGVIPLKQTIWVTILLVLHCLRKGVSCADKCGDIRKIFAFPGEPFTLDFYQDDVKEISLVDGNGADIARIEKGGELHILDPSYKEKLSSKGFSFYIRNGAIKGQWEFTSNVLYADERHCLQHYLVTVHDDQICSKIKKIVFTDNKPWFTLYFDSHEVKEITWGNSSGWSIAITRHKSQLHILDPDYEEQLSVRNVSLTKHHATRNDQGDYTAMVLFRNGTWCLQRYSVTYQGYGWYKFIILDVNNLPLLAVIVVIVLLGVTWKLYKTYKTKIQDWLRKKLQNETELDQAEALPSKNEMRNEDTLPPESRPCLDHTRTQ, from the exons ATGGGGGTTATCCCCTTAAAACAGACGATCTGGGTAACAATCCTGCTCGTTCTGCATTGTCTCCGTAAAG GCGTCTCCTGTGCCGATAAATGCGGTGATATAAGGAAGATCTTCGCTTTCCCTGGAGAACCTTTCACCCTCGACTTTTACCAAGATGACGTTAAGGAGATTAGCTTGGTTGATGGGAATGGAGCTGATATTGCAAGAATAGAAAAAGGAGGAGAGTTACATATATTAGACCCGAGCTATAAAGAGAAGCTGAGCTCCAAAGGCTTCTCCTTCTATATAAGAAATGGCGCCATAAAGGGCCAATGGGAATTCACTTCCAATGTATTGTACGCAGATGAGAGACACTGCTTACAGCACTACCTTGTCACCGTCCACG atgaccagatctgtagtaaaataaaaaaaatagtatttacaGACAATAAGCCCTGGTTCACACTATACTTTGACTCCCATGAAGTGAAGGAGATCACCTGGGGTAACAGTAGCGGCTGGAGCATTGCTATTACCAGACACAAATCCCAACTACACATTTTAGATCCGGATTATGAAGAACAGTTGAGCGTGAGAAATGTTTCCTTGACCAAACACCATGCAACCAGAAATGACCAAGGAGACTACACCGCCATGGTGTTATTCCGTAATGGAACCTGGTGCCTTCAACGCTATTCTGTCACCTATCAGG GTTACGGATGGTACAAGTTCATTATACTGGATGTAAATAATCTACCGTTATTAGCGGTGATTGTGGTGATTGTGCTTCTGGGTGTTACATGG AAGCTCTATAAAACCTATAAAACCAAAATCCAAGACTGGTTAAGAAAAAAACTTCAAAATGAGACCGAACTGGACCAAGCAGAAGCTTTGCCAAGCAAAAATGAAATGAG AAATGAGGATACTTTACCACCGGAGAGTCGTCCCTGCTTGGACCATACACGGACGCAGTGA